Proteins found in one Sphaeramia orbicularis chromosome 8, fSphaOr1.1, whole genome shotgun sequence genomic segment:
- the LOC115423641 gene encoding uncharacterized protein LOC115423641 — protein MLTYDRLVHYAAQNNAGKRLCPHPNNSNQSSTYDKCTMAPENHFDCARDGVLSQKECEDRGCCCAPLPDTAGPPWCFYLHLYPGYIMGPLSPTRRGQASTLTRAKPSYLPKDISTLHLEVIEDSAGCLHLTVKDPSYPWYEVQLPGEPHSGAHGKTDSQDTFYHTEFHPDPFGFIVWRKSNGRVIVNTTVSPLLFADQYLQLSTALASTFVSGLGEHYTSLRLDLNWTSLTLWNRDMAPHFKRRMALHMEFSCLTAMQLNVSDRIEKEPLDGPVVRQLERGGRAVVKGDWREHITVPLQTDLRKFRSYKGGSVRDLLRAMRNKKHHYRELPAEVQETLGSIPDDFVSYFTSRFPHLLMHTYLAMRTCAPERPFLPYYSTSSQLTKTQAQLTHCGSQRQDEPCTQHPTNTSPQPGQSSQEVQVSTAPAEVLLPSSPDFPVQTIKPEDLHSQTNVSESSAVPVGQKESSHSLSDAPALDNDPV, from the exons ATGTTAACTTATGACAGACTTGTTCATTATGCAGCACAAAACAATGCAGGAAAAAGATTGTGTCCACACCCAAATAACTCCAATCAATCTTCTACTTATGATAAATGTACTATGGCACCAGAGAACCACTTTGACTGTGCAAGAGATGGAGTTCTCAGCCAAAAAGAGTGCGAAGACAGAGGCTGCTGCTGTGCCCCTCTGCCTGACACTGCAGGACCACCTTGGTGCTTCTATCTTCATTTGTACCCTGGTTACATCATGGGTCCCCTCAGTCCCACCAGGAGAGGACAGGCGTCCACTCTGACCCGTGCCAAACCCTCCTATCTGCCCAAAGACATCTCCACTCTCCACCTAGAAGTCATAGAAGATTCTGCAGGCTGTTTACACCTGACT GTAAAGGACCCGTCATATCCATGGTATGAAGTACAGCTTCCAGGTGAACCTCATTCAGGTGCTCACGGAAAAACTGATTCCCAGGACACTTTCTATCACACTGAATTCCACCCTGACCCATTTGGGTTTATTGTATGGCGAAAATCCAATGGAAGAGTAAT TGTGAACACTACAGTTTCTCCTCTGCTGTTTGCTGACCAGTACCTGCAGCTGTCCACCGCACTGGCCTCCACTTTTGTGTCTGGGCTTGGAGAGCATTACACCTCCCTCCGTCTGGACCTTAACTGGACTTCTCTGACTCTCTGGAACAGAGACATGGCCCCTCAT TTCAAGAGGAGGATGGCTTTGCACATGGAGTTTTCCTGCTTAACAGCAATGCAGTTG AATGTCAGTGACAGAATTGAAAAGGAACCGCTGGACGGACCAGTCGTGAGACAACTGGAAAGAGGGGGAAGGGCTGTTGTCAAGGGTGATTGGAGAGAACACATCACAGTACCACTGCAGACAG ATCTACGGAAATTCCGCTCCTATAAAGGTGGGTCAGTTCGAGACCTGCTGCGTGCAATGAGAAACAAG AAACACCATTACAGAGAGTTGCCTGCTGAGGTCCAGGAGACTCTAGGCTCCATCCCTGATGACTTTGTGTCTTACTTCACATCCCGCTTCCCTCACCTCCTCATGCACACCTACCTGGCCATGCGGACCTGTGCGCCTGAGAGGCCTTTCCTGCCTTACTATTCCACTTCATCGCAGCTTACAAAAACACAGGCCCAGCTCACACACTGTGGGTCACAAAGACAGGATGAACCATGCACACAACACCCAACAAACACATCACCACAACCTGGACAGTCATCACAAGAGGTGCAGGTCTCCACAGCACCTGCTGAAGTGTTACTCCCTTCATCACCTGATTTTCCAGTTCAGACAATAAAGCCAGAAGACTTGCACAGTCAGACTAATGTCTCAGAATCATCTGCAGTTCCTGTCGGGCAAAAAGAATCCAGTCACTCACTGTCAGATGCTCCTGCACTGGACAATGATCCAGTCTGA